The Daucus carota subsp. sativus chromosome 7, DH1 v3.0, whole genome shotgun sequence genome window below encodes:
- the LOC108194244 gene encoding histone chaperone ASF1B — MSAVNITNVTVLDNPASFLTPFQFEISYECVSSLKDDLEWKLIYVGSAEDETYDQLLESVLVGPVNVGNYRFVFQADPPNPSKIREEDIIGVTVLLLTCSYLGQEFVRVGYYVNNDYDDEKLKEEPPQKVLIDKVQRNILTDKPRVTKFPINFHPENNEGGEQAEQASPSHPAEADAVEEQTPTLLEPPADKEKTIE; from the exons ATGAGTGCTGTGAACATCACTAACGTGACTGTGTTGGACAATCCGGCGTCGTTTCTCACTCCCTTCCAGTTCGAGATCTCGTACGAGTGTGTTAGCTCTCTCAAAGACG ATCTGGAGTGGAAGCTTATATATGTTGGATCAGCTGAAGATGAGACCTATGACCAGCTTTTGGAAAGTGTTCTTGTGGGGCCTGTCAACGTTGGGAATTATCGTTTTGTTTTTCAG GCGGACCCTCCCAATCCATCAAAAATTCGTGAAGAAGATATCATTGGAGTGACAGTCCTCCTGCTAACTTGCTCTTATCTGGGTCAAGAATTTGTTCGAGTGGGCTACTATGTGAATAATGACTATGATGATGAAAAGCTCAAAGAGGAACCTCCCCAGAAAGTACTGATAGACAAGGTCCAAAGAAATATATTGACCGACAAACCAAGGGTGACAAAGTTTCCCATCAATTTTCACCCAGAAAATAATGAGGGTGGAGAACAAGCTGAACAAGCCTCTCCCAGTCATCCAGCAGAAGCAGATGcagttgaagaacaaacacCTACTTTACTTGAACCACCTGCAGATAAAGAGAAAACAATAGAGTAG
- the LOC108193950 gene encoding uncharacterized protein LOC108193950: MIKRRFFKHEHGDKDAPSDSSSSSSDDDSESEVELQSDNEEIESDDNVAAQVKQSNGPGSSSSGYESEDSSAHEVDLDSPGILSSEDDVDPAEKGEDAGVTHLLEKRKSGIKDKLYNAKTEKDEIQSDLPSCVLKSKSVFKCKICPRIICLTEETLRTHLTSKRHSRSEKLYSEGRLKIMLNSDGELEAPFEEEETHQERHAATLAAAAAAAQSSENSNKAKKKNRGRQRQRMRAKKKTGEDVPSTNTKATKRSPKKTGEDVPSTNTKATKRPPKKRRQT; encoded by the exons ATGATAAAGAGAAGGTTCTTTAAGCACGAACACGGCGATAAAGACGCCCCATCTGATTCCTCTTCCTCCTCGTCCGATGATGACTCAGAGTCCGAGGTTGAGTTACAGTCAGACAATGAAGAGATAGAAAGTGATGACAACGTAGCTGCTCAAGTGAAGCAGAGCAATGGTCCTGGCTCTTCTTCTTCTG GATACGAGAGTGAGGACAGTTCTGCACATGAAGTTGATCTTGACTCGCCAG GTATACTGTCCTCCGAGGATGACGTGGACCCTGCGGAGAAAGGGGAAGATGCCGGTGTAACTCATTTGCTTGAGAAAAGAAAGTCTGGCATAAAGGATAAATTGTATAATGCCAAGACTGAGAAAGATGAGATTCAGTCAGACTTGCCATCATGTGTTTTGAAGTCTAAATCAGTTTTTAAGTGCAAGATATGCCCCCGAATAATCTGTCTGACAGAGGAGACGTTGAGGACTCATCTTACATCTAAG AGACATTCCCGatctgaaaaattatatagtgaAGGAAGGTTAAAGATTATGCTTAACAGTGATGGAGAACTTGAAGCTCCATTCGAGGAAGAGGAGACCCACCAAGAACGACATGCTGCAACTCTAGCAGCAGCAGCTGCTGCTGCACAG TCATCTGAAAATTCAAACAAGgctaagaaaaaaaatagagggagaCAGAGACAAAGGATGAGAGCAAAGAAG AAAACAGGTGAGGATGTCCCCTCAACCAATACAAAAGCTACAAAGAGATCACCCAAGAAAACAGGTGAGGATGTCCCCTCAACCAATACAAAAGCTACAAAGAGACCACCCAAGAAGAGACGTCAAACTTGA